The Aminiphilus circumscriptus DSM 16581 genome contains a region encoding:
- a CDS encoding TrmB family transcriptional regulator, protein MTSELVSVLKELNFTEYEAKAYMALLKNAPLSGYAVSLQSGVPRSKIYEVLGNLVTRGDVFVNNEETPVYMPLSPEELISRRRHDAERRLDVARECLNTYARSVRTLEGIWNISGRGAILDRVRDGIAKAGQRILLEIWREDAEELLPTLRQASARGVRIVIVSYGALEIDFAEVYHHDMSEQITSEYGGRWIVFSVDDREVVAGILSLGESSRAAWTMHPGLVMPITEVIIHDLYIMEILKEFRGVLEERFGADLVALRNKFMMDDTLKKHYVPSALQK, encoded by the coding sequence ATGACGTCGGAACTTGTTTCGGTGCTGAAGGAATTGAATTTCACGGAATACGAAGCAAAAGCCTATATGGCTCTCCTGAAAAATGCGCCGCTTTCCGGATATGCCGTATCGCTGCAGTCCGGGGTCCCGCGCTCGAAAATCTATGAGGTTCTCGGAAATTTGGTGACTCGGGGGGATGTCTTCGTGAACAACGAAGAGACCCCGGTCTACATGCCGTTGTCCCCGGAGGAACTGATTTCACGGAGAAGGCACGATGCGGAGCGCCGGTTGGACGTTGCGCGGGAATGTCTGAATACCTATGCCCGTTCGGTGCGTACGCTCGAGGGCATCTGGAACATCTCGGGGCGCGGGGCCATTCTGGACCGCGTTCGGGATGGAATCGCAAAGGCCGGGCAGCGTATCCTGCTGGAAATCTGGCGGGAGGACGCGGAGGAGCTTCTGCCCACGCTGCGACAGGCAAGTGCAAGAGGAGTGCGTATCGTCATCGTTTCCTACGGGGCTCTGGAGATTGACTTTGCTGAGGTGTACCACCATGACATGAGCGAGCAGATCACCTCGGAGTACGGTGGCCGGTGGATCGTGTTCAGCGTGGACGACCGGGAGGTAGTGGCGGGTATTCTCTCCCTGGGCGAAAGCAGCCGCGCCGCGTGGACGATGCATCCGGGACTGGTCATGCCCATTACCGAGGTGATCATTCACGATCTCTACATCATGGAAATCCTCAAGGAATTTCGTGGAGTCCTGGAGGAGCGATTCGGAGCCGATCTTGTGGCGTTGCGAAACAAGTTCATGATGGACGACACCCTCAAAAAACACTACGTTCCTTCCGCCCTTCAGAAGTAA
- a CDS encoding MFS transporter: MTLCDEETPGRNVVEGGAVSKRVVLVVSAITAFLSPFMISAVNIALPAIQEEFSAGAILLSWVAAANLLATAIFLVPAGKVGDMYGRKRVLALGLGLFTLATIGAGAAPSMALFLALRALQGVGGAFMLTSGMAILSSVFPPGERGKALGINVAAVYTGASAGPFLGGWLVHQLGWRGIFLSNAAVGVFALLLVFRFIRAEWVETQNRRIDVRGGFIYGCALVCLMLGTSRLPSWNGTLLTLTGAVFLVLFVRRMRAAEDPLFDVRLFEANRVFAFSNLAALVNYAATFSVAFLLSLYLQYIKGMSSGEAGLILVVQPVLQAICSPLSGRLSDRVEPRVLASSGMGLTVLGLGLLIFLDRNTSLTYVSASLALLGVGFGLFSSPNMNAIMGSVESRHYGIASGSVATMRLLGQMLSMTVTAMTFAMLLGHGDIDPSRYDAFLRSVRICFSASAFFCFVGIWFSLSRGTLHHGRLG, from the coding sequence ATGACATTGTGTGACGAAGAAACCCCTGGGAGAAACGTCGTTGAAGGAGGGGCCGTCTCGAAACGGGTCGTGCTTGTTGTCTCCGCGATCACGGCGTTCCTCTCGCCCTTCATGATTTCCGCGGTGAACATCGCTCTCCCGGCGATTCAGGAGGAATTCTCCGCCGGTGCGATCCTTCTGAGCTGGGTTGCAGCGGCGAACCTTCTCGCCACGGCGATTTTTCTCGTTCCTGCGGGCAAAGTCGGAGATATGTACGGAAGAAAACGTGTCCTCGCCCTGGGGCTCGGCCTGTTCACCCTTGCCACGATCGGGGCGGGAGCAGCTCCTTCCATGGCGCTCTTTCTCGCCTTGCGGGCGCTTCAGGGTGTGGGGGGAGCGTTCATGCTCACCTCCGGCATGGCCATCCTCTCCTCGGTCTTTCCTCCGGGAGAGCGAGGAAAGGCTTTGGGGATCAACGTTGCGGCGGTCTACACGGGGGCCTCCGCAGGACCCTTTCTCGGCGGGTGGCTCGTGCATCAGCTGGGATGGCGGGGAATCTTCTTGTCCAATGCGGCGGTGGGCGTTTTTGCCCTCCTTCTCGTTTTCCGGTTCATACGGGCCGAGTGGGTGGAGACGCAAAACCGGAGGATCGACGTTCGAGGAGGCTTCATCTACGGATGCGCTCTGGTGTGCCTCATGCTGGGAACATCCCGTCTTCCGTCCTGGAACGGGACCCTTCTCACCCTGACGGGGGCCGTTTTTCTCGTACTTTTCGTCCGGCGTATGCGTGCCGCCGAAGATCCCCTCTTCGACGTGCGCCTCTTCGAAGCGAACCGCGTGTTCGCTTTCTCCAACCTCGCCGCACTGGTGAACTATGCGGCCACATTCTCCGTCGCCTTTCTGTTGAGCCTCTATCTCCAGTACATCAAAGGCATGTCCTCCGGCGAGGCGGGGTTGATTCTGGTGGTGCAGCCCGTGCTGCAGGCCATCTGTTCGCCCCTTTCGGGTCGTCTTTCCGACCGGGTGGAACCCCGCGTTCTCGCTTCCTCGGGCATGGGGCTCACCGTCCTGGGGCTCGGTCTGCTGATTTTCCTCGATCGGAACACGTCCCTGACCTATGTATCCGCAAGCCTGGCACTTCTCGGTGTCGGATTCGGCCTTTTCTCCTCGCCGAACATGAACGCCATCATGGGTTCCGTGGAAAGCCGCCACTACGGGATCGCCTCCGGCTCCGTGGCGACCATGCGTCTTCTGGGGCAGATGCTCAGCATGACCGTCACGGCCATGACATTCGCCATGCTTCTGGGGCATGGCGATATCGATCCTTCCCGCTACGACGCTTTTCTCCGGAGCGTCCGGATCTGTTTCTCCGCGTCGGCATTCTTCTGTTTCGTCGGAATCTGGTTCTCTCTTTCCAGAGGAACGTTGCACCATGGTCGCCTCGGATGA
- a CDS encoding cysteine desulfurase-like protein, with the protein MKKTTRTTTSETLFSERRKDFPSLSRTHNGLPLAYLDGPGGTQIPRYVIEAMVHYYSNCNANSHGFFVTTQESDCVIEEARKAMATFLGAEGPHTISFGANMTTLNFSLSHALESTLQPGDEVLITQLDHEANRGPWLRLRSKGVLVREIALRKDGTLDYDDFRSKTNERTRLTALGFSSNALGTVNDIALARELTYRAGSLLLVDAVHGAPHFPLDVRALGLDFLLCSAYKFYGPHVGILYAREGLLERLNPDRLRTQDQRAPFRIETGTLNHAAIAGVKAAVEYIASFGDGANLREKITSAMNRIGEAEHVLAKELYEGLRNIPGVTVHGPSFTVPGRAPTVSFTLEGHRPPEICSFLNERAICAWDGDFYAIRPVEILGLLEQGGLVRLGLSLYNTRDEVQRALDAVRELAETAKKRKK; encoded by the coding sequence GTGAAAAAGACGACACGCACCACGACATCCGAAACACTCTTTTCCGAGCGGCGCAAGGATTTCCCCTCACTCTCCAGAACGCACAACGGCCTGCCGCTGGCCTATCTGGACGGGCCGGGAGGAACACAGATCCCTCGGTACGTCATCGAAGCCATGGTGCACTATTATTCGAACTGCAATGCCAATTCCCACGGATTCTTCGTCACGACACAGGAATCGGACTGCGTCATCGAAGAGGCCCGTAAAGCCATGGCGACGTTTCTCGGTGCGGAAGGGCCGCACACCATCTCTTTCGGGGCGAACATGACCACCTTGAATTTCTCCCTGAGCCATGCCCTGGAATCCACCCTCCAACCCGGAGACGAAGTGCTCATCACTCAGCTCGACCACGAGGCCAACCGGGGCCCCTGGCTCCGCCTCCGCTCAAAGGGCGTTCTGGTTCGGGAGATCGCCCTCCGGAAAGACGGAACGCTGGACTACGACGATTTCCGGAGTAAAACGAACGAACGCACTCGCCTGACGGCTCTGGGGTTCTCCTCAAACGCTCTCGGGACGGTGAACGACATCGCCCTCGCCAGAGAACTCACCTATCGGGCGGGTTCCCTCCTCCTGGTGGATGCCGTACACGGAGCACCGCACTTTCCTCTGGACGTGCGCGCGCTCGGGCTGGACTTCCTCCTCTGCTCCGCCTACAAGTTCTACGGCCCCCACGTGGGGATCCTCTATGCCCGGGAAGGCCTTCTGGAGCGCCTGAACCCCGACCGTCTCCGCACCCAGGATCAGCGGGCACCCTTCCGCATCGAGACGGGAACGCTGAATCACGCCGCCATTGCGGGTGTCAAGGCCGCCGTGGAGTACATCGCCTCCTTCGGAGACGGGGCGAACCTCCGGGAAAAGATCACAAGTGCGATGAACCGCATCGGTGAGGCCGAACACGTCCTTGCAAAGGAACTCTACGAAGGACTCCGGAATATTCCCGGCGTGACCGTCCACGGTCCGTCCTTCACCGTCCCCGGCAGGGCCCCCACCGTCTCTTTCACGCTCGAAGGACACAGACCGCCTGAAATCTGCAGCTTCCTGAACGAAAGAGCCATCTGTGCCTGGGACGGAGACTTCTATGCCATCCGTCCCGTCGAAATCCTCGGTCTTCTCGAGCAGGGCGGACTCGTGCGGCTCGGCCTCTCCCTCTATAACACGAGAGACGAGGTACAACGCGCTCTCGATGCCGTCAGGGAGCTGGCGGAAACCGCGAAGAAGCGAAAGAAGTGA
- a CDS encoding LuxR C-terminal-related transcriptional regulator yields MPVSREERTIVRIAIGFGLLLGWLDTLMRGRDALSGLVRNDIFPEGNALPAFVFLAAHIFSFLAVAVAARSPGFLPGRRFLQLSGGILALAFPLAASLGSLFGEGAILLASGLSGAGTAFLVGGWAAAFCTLPRQEAALAYGLAAFFAVLSVLYASAWNGAAILLPFAGPVVSALLLFTAPPPGEASDTFSEKVDTETLRPWRFALFLTTAYILYGLGSGMFSLLTSTLSRHAYDNYLVARGVAPLVALGLLSVTSRELPSPFYRFSLFLVGASFLLLPLPRLSGISAYLLEGGLAIFDLYAWLLLIRWGRSAGPHKDSVLHFGLFLISGALAVGTLNPLAVAKTTFSLFAEGHAYLAPFLTAILLLLCALYVPEGPAKNRNFGGGLPPDKDQSPDTPLPPVSGNRSAPPLFLQTHHAAEALSSGQTELFPSTEARHGEKDVSHPEKENRANNEVDTELQEFSLRLRLESLGLTRQESSIVLLLLQGLKDQEMCTRLVISRNTLKYHLRNIYRKLAISSRKELPGLFEADRTASS; encoded by the coding sequence ATGCCCGTTTCTCGCGAAGAACGCACCATCGTCCGTATCGCGATCGGCTTCGGCCTCCTCCTGGGATGGCTCGACACGCTCATGCGGGGAAGAGACGCCCTGTCCGGTCTCGTTCGAAACGACATCTTTCCCGAAGGCAACGCCCTTCCCGCCTTCGTATTTCTTGCAGCGCACATTTTCTCCTTTCTCGCCGTCGCCGTCGCAGCCCGGTCTCCGGGCTTTCTTCCGGGAAGACGGTTTCTTCAGTTGTCCGGCGGCATTCTCGCCCTTGCGTTTCCGCTTGCCGCCTCGCTGGGCTCCCTCTTCGGCGAAGGAGCGATTCTTCTCGCCTCCGGCCTCTCCGGAGCGGGAACGGCTTTCCTCGTAGGAGGATGGGCAGCCGCCTTCTGCACTCTTCCCAGGCAGGAGGCGGCTCTCGCCTACGGTCTCGCCGCCTTTTTCGCCGTCCTCTCCGTACTCTACGCCTCCGCGTGGAACGGTGCGGCCATCCTGCTGCCCTTCGCGGGGCCCGTCGTCTCCGCGTTGCTCCTCTTCACCGCGCCACCGCCAGGAGAAGCGAGCGACACGTTTTCGGAGAAGGTCGATACGGAGACGCTCCGCCCCTGGAGATTCGCCCTGTTTCTCACAACCGCCTATATCCTCTACGGTCTTGGAAGCGGCATGTTCTCCCTGCTCACCTCCACGCTCTCCCGCCATGCGTACGACAACTATCTCGTGGCCCGGGGCGTGGCGCCGCTCGTCGCCCTCGGACTTCTTTCCGTGACATCCCGGGAACTTCCCAGCCCTTTCTATCGCTTCTCTCTCTTTCTCGTGGGAGCGAGCTTTCTTCTGCTCCCCCTGCCCAGACTCTCGGGAATCTCCGCCTACCTGCTGGAGGGCGGGCTTGCCATTTTCGATCTCTACGCATGGCTTCTCCTTATCCGGTGGGGCCGCTCCGCAGGCCCCCACAAAGACTCGGTCCTCCATTTCGGCCTGTTCCTCATCTCCGGAGCCCTCGCGGTGGGGACACTCAACCCTCTTGCCGTCGCAAAGACGACATTCTCACTCTTCGCCGAGGGGCATGCCTATCTCGCCCCCTTCCTCACCGCCATCCTTCTGCTTCTCTGCGCACTCTACGTCCCTGAAGGCCCGGCGAAAAACCGGAACTTCGGCGGCGGCCTCCCTCCGGACAAGGACCAATCCCCTGACACCCCCCTTCCACCTGTTTCGGGAAACCGCTCCGCGCCGCCGCTCTTCCTCCAGACACATCATGCCGCCGAAGCATTATCCTCCGGACAGACGGAACTTTTTCCCTCCACAGAAGCGCGCCACGGTGAAAAAGACGTCTCCCACCCCGAAAAAGAGAACCGTGCGAACAACGAGGTCGATACGGAACTGCAGGAGTTCTCCCTTCGCCTTCGCCTCGAATCTTTAGGCCTGACCCGCCAGGAAAGCAGTATCGTCCTGCTCCTGCTCCAAGGACTCAAGGATCAGGAGATGTGCACTCGCCTCGTCATCTCCCGGAATACACTCAAGTACCATCTGCGCAACATCTATCGCAAACTGGCGATTTCCAGCCGAAAGGAGCTTCCAGGACTTTTCGAAGCGGACAGAACAGCCTCTTCCTGA
- a CDS encoding helix-turn-helix domain-containing protein codes for MSAKTHLPEHPDGELRERRGRNPTRAALLLRLQLDPFSLTKKEAGIVLLLLEDRSNEEIADTEAITRNTLKTHLRHIYRKLHVTGGDRTSRITEIATRLGLR; via the coding sequence GTGAGCGCAAAAACGCATCTTCCAGAGCACCCGGATGGCGAACTTCGGGAAAGGCGCGGTAGAAACCCGACTCGAGCGGCGCTTTTACTGCGATTACAACTCGATCCTTTTTCTCTCACAAAAAAGGAGGCGGGCATCGTCCTGCTCCTTCTCGAGGACCGGAGCAACGAGGAAATAGCCGATACCGAGGCCATCACCCGGAACACGTTGAAAACCCATCTGCGTCACATCTACCGCAAACTGCATGTCACCGGAGGAGACCGGACATCCCGGATCACGGAAATCGCCACCAGGCTGGGACTTCGGTAG
- a CDS encoding PspA/IM30 family protein, with amino-acid sequence MSIFGKMTDIFKANVNDMLDRMEDPEKMVKQMIVEMEEGLTKATSSLAKAMANEQSLRKQHAAASEQARQWEEKAGMAMKAGNADLARQALEKKLSFDGQAKQYETMTAQASATTAQLRSQLDALKMKLDEARMKQSTLVARSQAAKAQKEFSTAIGTATGSGAFAKFEKMERKIESMEAEAQAFSEMGGTLPQDDPFAKLEKDQQLEAEMAKLMEKMGQGGV; translated from the coding sequence ATGAGCATTTTCGGCAAAATGACGGACATTTTCAAAGCCAACGTGAATGACATGCTTGACCGCATGGAGGATCCGGAAAAGATGGTCAAGCAGATGATCGTGGAGATGGAAGAAGGGCTCACCAAAGCCACCTCTTCCCTGGCAAAGGCCATGGCAAACGAACAGAGCCTCCGCAAACAGCACGCGGCAGCGAGCGAACAGGCACGCCAGTGGGAAGAGAAAGCCGGCATGGCGATGAAGGCCGGTAACGCCGATCTGGCCCGTCAGGCGCTGGAGAAGAAACTGTCCTTCGACGGGCAGGCGAAACAGTATGAGACCATGACCGCTCAGGCTTCCGCCACCACCGCACAGCTCCGCTCCCAGCTCGATGCGTTGAAAATGAAACTCGACGAGGCACGGATGAAACAATCCACTCTCGTGGCGAGATCTCAGGCCGCGAAGGCGCAGAAGGAATTCTCCACCGCCATTGGGACCGCCACGGGAAGCGGAGCCTTTGCCAAATTCGAGAAAATGGAACGCAAAATCGAGAGTATGGAGGCGGAAGCCCAGGCGTTCTCCGAAATGGGAGGCACCCTTCCTCAGGATGATCCCTTCGCAAAACTGGAAAAAGACCAGCAGCTCGAAGCGGAGATGGCGAAGCTCATGGAAAAGATGGGACAAGGAGGGGTCTGA
- a CDS encoding YbjN domain-containing protein produces MRKFALLKDGSNEALLAKTKNTVTALLGELFDPEDLTSVEDLHSFPFGSATIQIQVLPWHAEDVLVRVFSYLVENVDPSKEGLCEKLLRLNATVPLGAFSLVFDGTIMFSCSLAGANLDKNELLGALQTVAAYADQYDDILKALF; encoded by the coding sequence ATGCGCAAGTTCGCCCTGCTCAAGGACGGAAGCAACGAGGCACTCCTGGCGAAGACGAAGAACACCGTGACGGCGCTTCTCGGTGAACTCTTCGACCCGGAGGATCTGACCAGCGTGGAGGATCTCCACTCCTTTCCCTTCGGCAGCGCCACCATCCAGATCCAAGTTCTCCCCTGGCATGCCGAGGATGTACTCGTCCGTGTCTTCTCCTATCTCGTGGAAAACGTGGATCCGTCGAAGGAGGGCCTCTGCGAGAAACTTCTCCGGCTGAATGCCACGGTACCCCTTGGGGCATTCAGCCTCGTCTTCGACGGCACGATCATGTTCTCCTGCTCGCTGGCGGGGGCCAATCTCGACAAAAACGAACTGCTCGGCGCGCTCCAGACCGTCGCCGCCTACGCGGACCAGTACGACGACATTCTGAAGGCGCTTTTCTGA
- a CDS encoding E3 ubiquitin ligase family protein: MSPLSLGIGAVLALGGAYLAFIQKKKSEGVVTELKFLKATPLAELHAAWKAITEQGFSGNYREFVETNGKAATEGELRSPHGNIPCAYFVATVERQFEREETTRDEKGNVQRRRVRSSENVSSQKSASPLYLESAGIRIPLDLDGASLDLKDGSDRFEPYESNRTYSFFNAASIQTGTKTLGFRYSEKIIPLGHPLYVVGEAKDSSGELRIGSPSEKGKPFIVSVKSEDEVIKSRESGARTQFYLGIALIVAGIAVALLVK, from the coding sequence ATGAGCCCGCTTTCTCTTGGAATCGGAGCGGTTCTCGCTCTGGGAGGCGCCTATCTCGCCTTCATCCAGAAAAAAAAGAGCGAGGGCGTCGTCACGGAACTGAAATTTCTGAAGGCCACACCTCTCGCGGAACTCCACGCCGCGTGGAAAGCCATCACCGAGCAGGGGTTTTCGGGAAACTACCGGGAGTTCGTCGAGACCAACGGAAAAGCCGCAACGGAGGGAGAACTCCGCTCCCCCCACGGAAATATCCCCTGCGCCTATTTTGTCGCCACCGTGGAACGCCAGTTCGAGCGCGAGGAGACGACCAGGGACGAAAAAGGGAACGTCCAAAGGCGCAGGGTACGCTCCTCCGAGAACGTCTCCTCTCAGAAAAGCGCCTCTCCGCTCTATCTGGAATCCGCAGGAATCCGTATTCCCCTCGACCTCGACGGAGCCTCCCTGGACCTGAAGGATGGAAGTGATCGTTTTGAGCCCTACGAAAGCAACCGCACCTATTCCTTTTTCAACGCAGCCTCCATTCAGACGGGAACAAAAACGCTGGGCTTCCGTTATTCGGAGAAGATCATCCCTTTGGGGCACCCGCTCTACGTCGTGGGAGAAGCAAAGGATTCCTCGGGAGAATTGCGGATCGGAAGCCCTTCGGAAAAGGGGAAACCCTTCATCGTGTCGGTGAAATCCGAGGATGAGGTGATCAAGAGCAGAGAAAGCGGCGCCAGGACGCAATTCTACCTGGGGATAGCCCTTATCGTCGCCGGGATCGCCGTGGCGCTCCTCGTGAAATGA
- a CDS encoding leucine-rich repeat domain-containing protein, giving the protein MHSHITKPLVLFVALCLAVLCLSFSVSAEPKYQANSTFGPKLTGGVSDEFLEKARAEGNLGEKPLRLSAITDEDLRKVTSLKDILTGVEIDNAKELTDISPLGKLSNLTYVKLERLDKVTDLSPLGNLTKLKKLHIRQVPYESFDFLKPLDNLEELVFFMQPKQPSDISALAGKKNMKILHFYSAQITDISPLVDSTELEDLSLYMTETEDLSPLTAFPKLRRLSLYSVPAKDLSPVGELTELRSIWIYATKFEDYSPLAKLTKLEELHAGISHFDRMDVVRSMPNLRSVKLLRDKVTDFTPLAECKELREAVLEGMHVGDLSIFANATKLERLDLENSTVSNPEAIAALPALSALDLQKTEGVTDISIFKDLPKLNYIYSKKGQFPEEQLAPFEKKAVVQ; this is encoded by the coding sequence ATGCACAGCCATATCACAAAACCGCTTGTTCTCTTCGTGGCACTTTGTCTCGCCGTTCTCTGCCTGTCTTTTTCCGTCTCTGCGGAGCCGAAATACCAGGCAAATTCCACCTTCGGCCCCAAACTGACGGGAGGGGTGTCCGACGAATTCCTCGAAAAGGCCCGTGCGGAGGGAAACCTTGGTGAAAAACCGCTGCGCCTCTCGGCCATCACCGACGAGGACCTGAGGAAAGTCACCTCTCTCAAGGACATTCTCACGGGGGTGGAAATCGACAACGCCAAGGAGCTTACCGACATCTCGCCCCTGGGAAAGCTGTCGAACCTGACCTACGTGAAGCTCGAACGCCTCGACAAGGTGACGGACCTATCGCCTCTGGGGAACCTGACAAAACTGAAAAAACTCCACATCCGACAGGTTCCTTACGAAAGCTTCGATTTCCTGAAACCCTTGGACAACCTGGAGGAATTGGTCTTCTTCATGCAGCCGAAGCAGCCTTCAGACATCTCCGCCCTTGCGGGGAAGAAAAACATGAAGATTCTGCATTTCTATTCCGCGCAGATTACGGACATTTCTCCTCTCGTGGACTCGACGGAGCTGGAAGATCTGAGCCTCTACATGACCGAGACGGAGGATCTGTCGCCTCTGACGGCATTTCCGAAACTCCGGCGACTGAGCCTCTACAGCGTTCCCGCGAAGGACCTCTCTCCCGTGGGTGAACTGACGGAGCTTCGTTCAATCTGGATCTACGCCACCAAGTTCGAGGACTATTCCCCTCTGGCGAAACTGACCAAACTGGAGGAGCTGCACGCGGGCATTTCTCATTTCGACCGCATGGACGTGGTGCGTTCCATGCCGAACCTCCGTTCGGTCAAACTCCTCCGGGACAAGGTGACGGACTTCACGCCTCTTGCGGAATGCAAAGAACTGCGCGAGGCCGTTCTCGAAGGCATGCACGTGGGCGATCTCTCCATCTTCGCCAACGCCACGAAACTGGAGCGTCTGGACCTGGAAAACTCCACCGTCTCGAATCCGGAGGCCATCGCGGCTCTTCCGGCCCTCTCCGCCCTGGATCTCCAGAAAACCGAAGGAGTCACGGACATCTCCATCTTCAAGGATCTGCCCAAGCTCAACTACATATACTCCAAAAAAGGGCAGTTCCCGGAGGAACAGCTCGCCCCCTTCGAAAAAAAGGCCGTCGTTCAGTAG